The window GGAATGGACCCGCTCGCGCTCCGGCTGAAGAACGATCCCTCCGAGGTGCGCCGCGCCGAATGGGAGATCGGTGCGAAGGAGTTCGGCTGGTCGCGCCGCCCCGAGATCACGAAGGCGAACGAGGCCGCCGCCGCGGCCGGGAGCCCGCTCCGGCGCGGCCTCGGCTGCGCCGCGTCCCTCTGGTACACGTTCGTCGCGCCCGGTTCGCAGGTGCTCGTGCGCATCCACCGGGACGGCACGGTCGAGGTCGAGAACGGAGTCCAGGACATCGGCGGCGGCGTCAGGACGCCGATCGCGATGGTCGTCGCCGAGGAGATGGGCCTTCCCGTCGCGTCCCTCCGCGTGAAGATCGGCGACTCGCGCTACCCGTTCGGCCCCGCGTCGGGCGGCTCCGTGACGATCGGCTCCCTGATCCCGGCCGTGCGCGCCGCAGCCGTCCACGCGCGCGAAAAGCTCGTGGGCGTCGCCGCGAAGGTCCTCGGCGAGCCCGAGTCCGAGGTCCGGATCGCCGGCGGCGTCTTCTCCGCGAAGGGGAAGACGGTCGACTTCAAGAAGGTCTGCTCGCGCCTGCCCGGCGAGACTCTCGTCGCGACGGGCGACCGTGCGAAGGACTACGACGGGGCCGATACCCGGCTCTTCGGCGCTCAGTTCGCCGAAGTCGTCGTGGACGTCGAAACCGGCGTCGTGGCCGTGAAGAAAGTCGTCGCGGTGCACGACTGCGGACAGCCGGTGTGGAAGACCGGCGTCGAAAGCCAGATCCGCGGCGGCATCCTGCAGGGCATCAGCTACGCGCTCTTCGAGGAGCGCGTCGTGGACGAACGCTCCGGCCGGGTCATGAATCCGGACGTCGAGTTCTACAAGATCCTCGGGAGCAAGGACACGCCGGAGATCGTCCCGCTCCTCGTCGATTTCTACCCCGGCAAGAACAACGCACACGCGCGCGGCATCGGCGAACCGGCCACCGTGCCGACGGCGGCCGCGGTCGCGAACGCGATCGCGCACGCGACGGGCATCCGGCCGACGGCGCTCCCGATCACGCCGGCGAGGATCCTGGCCTTGCTCGGGAAGGTGCCGGCGCGAGAGGTGAGGTCGTGAAGAACTTCGAGAGGCTGCAGCCAAAGAGCTGGGAGGAAGCAGCGCAGCTGCTGGCAACGGCGAAAGAGAAGAAGATTTCTTCTGAAGCAAAGGGAGCCGGGACCGAGCTCCTCGATCGACTGAAGGAGCACAACCTCGCCCCGGACCAGGTGGTGGACCTGAGGCGGCTGACCGCCCACTCTTCCATTCAAAGGAATTCTTCCGGCGCCATTTCCATCGGCGCGTTGGTGACCCTCAGCGCCGTGGCCGAGGGCGTGCGCGCCGACTTCCGGCTCTCGCCGACGCGTGCCTCGGCGCCGCGACGCCGCAGATCCGAAACGCGGCGACGCTCGCGGGCAGCCTCTGCCAGCGCCCGCGCTGCTGGTACTTCCGCTCGGCCGAGTTCCAGTGCCTCAAGAAGGGCGGCGTCGAGTGCCTCGCCAAGTCCGGCGAGAACGAGTTCCATGCCGTCTTTGGAAACAACACGTGCGCGATCGTTCATCCGTCGGCGGCCGGCGTCGCGCTCGTCGCCCTGAACGCACGCATCGAGACGCTCGCGGCGGGCGGCGGCCGGACGATCTCCGCCGCGGATTTCTTCGTCCGGCCCGAGGTCGACATCTTCACGGAGAACGCGCTGAAGAGCGGCGAGCTGATCGTCGAGATCCACGTCGAGAAGCCGCAGGGGCTGCGCTCGGCCTACCGCAAGATCAAGCAGAAACAGGCGTTCGACTGGCCCCTCGCGGACGCGGCCGTCGCCTGGCGCGAGGAAGGCGGCGTCGCGAAGGACGTGCGCATCGTGATCGGCTCCGCCGCTCCCGTGCCCTGGCGGGCGAAGGCGGCCGAAGCGCTCGTCGAGGGAAAGAGGATCGACGCGGCGCTCGCGGCGAAGGCCGGTGCGGCGGCTCTCGAAGGTGCGACGCCCCTCGGCAAGAACGCGTACAAGCTGCCGATCGTCGCCGCGGCCGTCCGGCGGACGCTCCTGGCATCGGCCGGGCTCGCGGACGGGACGGAGGCATTCGGATGAGCGCGCAGGACGGTTACGCCGGATCGGACGCCGTCGCCCTCGACCCGGCGCTGCGCTGCCGCCACCTCCGCACGAAGACGATGTTCGTCGCGACGGGCGACTGGGACGAGCACGCGCGCGAGCACCCGTCCACGTCCGCGGCGTACTGGTGCCTTCAGGTCATGGGGCCCGTCGGGCCGGACGGACAACCCGCCTGCCTCGACGACTGCCGGACCGGCCGCGGCTGCTTCGAGGGCGAAGACTGAGCGAACGGCCGTGAGCGTTTCCGCCGTCCTCCTCGCCGCGGGCGCCTCCACACGCTTCGGCTCGCCGAAGATGCTCGCCCCCGTGCCGCCGAGAGGGCGGCCGATGCTCGCGCACGTGATCGACACGTGGCGCGGAGCGGGCTTCGCGGAGATTGTCGTCGTGCTCGGTTCCGGGGCACGGGAGATTCGGGAGAGGACCGAAGAGGACCTTCTTAGAGTGAGTAAGAGGGGGACAGACGCCGGCGCACGCGACGGACGCTCCGGCGAGGGCGACGACGCCCCCTACCGTTTCGTCGAAAACGCTTCCTGGGAGAACGGCATGTTTTCGTCGATCCGCGCCGGCCTCGCGGCGGCGAGCCCGGCCTCGACACACGTCGCCCTTTCCCCCGCCGATCTTCCCTTTCTAAGAGAATCTTCTCTTCGAACCCTTCTCGAAGCGACGAACCTTCCGGAGGCGGACTCCCGCACGCTTCTCGTCCCCGTCTGCGGTCTTCGCCGCGGGCACCCGCTCCTGATCCCGGCGTTCCTCGTCGCGCGCGTCCTCGCGTGGCCGGCCGACGATCGACTGAACCGTCTCTTCGCGGAGCCCGACGTGAAGGTCCTGCAGCTCGAGGGATTCGACGAGAGCGTCCTCCTCGACGTGGATCGGCCCGCCGATCTCGCGGCCGTCGCAGGTCCTGCCGGAGCCCGCGCGTGAGCACGAAGCTCTTTCTCGACCTTCCCGCGATCCTCGCGGAGCACGGCCGCGCCGCGCTCGCGACCGTCGTCTCCGCGACGGGCTCGACGCCCCGCGAGGCCACGGCCCGGATGCTCGTCCTGCCCGGCGGCGACACGCGCGGCACGATCGGCGGCGGGAAGTTCGAGTCGCTCGTCATCGAGGACGCGAAGAAACTGCTCGACGACCGCGGGCTCCCGTTCACGAAGCGCTACGACTTCCTGCCCGAGGGCCCCGGCACGTTCGGCGCCGTGTGCGGCGGAACCGCGACGGTCCTGCTCGAGGTGCTCGAGCACGCTCCGCGGCTGCTCGTCGTGGGCGCCGGCCACTGCGGCCGCGCGCTCGCGCGCATGGCGTCGTTTGCGGGCTGGGCCGTGACCGTCGCCGACGAGAGGCCCGAGCAGCTCGAGCCTGCCGCATTTCCAGAAGGCGCCGACCTCGTGCAGGTAAAGGAGGACTACTCCGACCTCCCTCTGCCCCGGCCGGACGACTTCGTCGCGCTGGTGTCGCGCGGCCACGTGACGGACGGTCGCGCGTTCCGGCGGCTGCGCGGCGTCCCCGTCGCCTACCTCGGGATGATGGGGAGCAACGCGAAGAAGAAGGTCCTCTTCGACGAGCTGCGCCGGGAGGGCTGGGCCGAGGACGAGCTCGCGAGGGCGCACAGCCCGATCGGCCTCGCCATCGGGGCCGAGTCGCCGGAGGAGATCGCGGTCGCGATCGTCGCCGAGCTCGTCAAGTTCCGGCGCGGGGCCTGACGCCTCAGCGCGCCGCCGCGCCGGCGGCGGCCTTTCTCGCGTACGTCCCGTCGAACACGACCGTCCACGAAGTGCCTCCGTCCGGGGAGGACTGCCAGAGCTGACGCACGCTCCCGTCGGAGCGGCGCTCCCAGGAGATCTGGTGGAGCACCTTGTGGTCCGGCTCGCCACGCGCGGGGACGTGCCCCCGGAGGATCATCTTTCCGCCCACGAGGCTGCCCGCGAGGTCGAGGCGCCCGCCCCGGGAGTCGAGCCAGGTCTGGTGCCATTTCCGGTCGCCGTCGAAGTAGCCGTTGAAGCTGGTGCCCGAGCCGCCGTCGGCGCCCGTCCAGTTCTCCTGCACGACGCATCCATTCTGGATGACGGTCACCCGGTTCTCACCCGCGAACTGTCCCTTCGCGTTCGTCACCGTCCACTCGCCGACCCAGAAGTCGAACTGGCGGTACTCCGGGGACGAACACGCCGACGGCGGGGACAGGAGGCCCGAAATCGGGGACGAAGGCGGGGGCACGGGGTCCGCCACGAAGAGCACGGCGACGAACGCGGTTCCGAGCAGACTCGACATGCGTCCCCCTTCCTGCGTGGTACGCAGGGGGCGTGCCCCGGGTTCTGTCGTGTGCGCGCGGTTACGGGCGGCCGGCCGCGACGCCCGCGTAGACCGGCGTGAGCCAGCCGTAGCGGTCCTCGACGCGGCCCTCGACGATGTCGAAGAACGACTTCTGGATCGCCTCCGTCATCGGCCCGCGCGATCCGTTCCCGACCGGGATCCGGTCCACGGAGCGGATCGGCGTGATCTCGGCCGCGGTGCCCGTGAAGAACATCTCGTCGGCCGCGTAGATCATCTCGCGCGGAATCGTCTTCTCTTCCATCTGGAACCCGAGCTCGCGCGACAGCTGGATCACGGAGAGACGCGTGATGCCGGGCAACGTCGACGCCGAGAGCGGCGGCGTGTAAAGGCGGCCCTTCCAGACGAGGAAGAGGTTCTCGCCCGACCCCTCGGAGATGCGCCCGTTGTGGTCCAGCGCGATCCCCTCGTGATACCCGTTCGTGATCGCCTCCATCTTGATGAGCTGGCTGTTCGCGTAGTTCGCCGTCGCCTTCGCCATTGCGGGCATCGTGTTCGGCGCGATGCGCATCCACGACGAGCAGCAGACGTCGACGCCCTTCTCGAGCGCTTCGGCGCCCAGGTACTTGCCCCACTCGTAGCAGCCGATCGCGACGTCGACAGGGTTCGGGAACGGGTTGACGCCGAGAGAGCCGTAGCCGCGGTAGACGAGCGGCCGGATGTAGCAAGCCGGGAACCCGTTCGCGCGGACGACCTCGAGGGTGGCCTCGCGCAGCTGCTCGAGCGTGTACGGGATCGTCATCCGGTAGATCTTGGCGGACCAGAAGAGGCGGTCGAGGTGGTCGTCGAGCCGCAAGATCGCCGGCCCGCGCGTCGTGTTGTAGCAGCGCTCGCCTTCGAAGACGCCGGAGCCGTAGTGGAGCGCGTGCGTGAAGACATGGATCTTCGCGTCCGCGAAATCCACCAGCTTCCCGTTCATCCAGATCTTCTTGACGTTTTCGAAGCTCATTCCGGCCTCCGGGCCGCGATCCTAACCGAAAGCGTCGAAGATTCGGCCGCTCGATCAGTCC is drawn from Acidobacteriota bacterium and contains these coding sequences:
- a CDS encoding FAD binding domain-containing protein, which encodes MKNFERLQPKSWEEAAQLLATAKEKKISSEAKGAGTELLDRLKEHNLAPDQVVDLRRLTAHSSIQRNSSGAISIGALVTLSAVAEGVRADFRLSPTRASAPRRRRSETRRRSRAASASARAAGTSARPSSSASRRAASSASPSPARTSSMPSLETTRARSFIRRRPASRSSP
- a CDS encoding nucleotidyltransferase family protein, producing MSVSAVLLAAGASTRFGSPKMLAPVPPRGRPMLAHVIDTWRGAGFAEIVVVLGSGAREIRERTEEDLLRVSKRGTDAGARDGRSGEGDDAPYRFVENASWENGMFSSIRAGLAAASPASTHVALSPADLPFLRESSLRTLLEATNLPEADSRTLLVPVCGLRRGHPLLIPAFLVARVLAWPADDRLNRLFAEPDVKVLQLEGFDESVLLDVDRPADLAAVAGPAGARA
- a CDS encoding XdhC family protein — translated: MSTKLFLDLPAILAEHGRAALATVVSATGSTPREATARMLVLPGGDTRGTIGGGKFESLVIEDAKKLLDDRGLPFTKRYDFLPEGPGTFGAVCGGTATVLLEVLEHAPRLLVVGAGHCGRALARMASFAGWAVTVADERPEQLEPAAFPEGADLVQVKEDYSDLPLPRPDDFVALVSRGHVTDGRAFRRLRGVPVAYLGMMGSNAKKKVLFDELRREGWAEDELARAHSPIGLAIGAESPEEIAVAIVAELVKFRRGA
- a CDS encoding branched-chain amino acid transaminase yields the protein MSFENVKKIWMNGKLVDFADAKIHVFTHALHYGSGVFEGERCYNTTRGPAILRLDDHLDRLFWSAKIYRMTIPYTLEQLREATLEVVRANGFPACYIRPLVYRGYGSLGVNPFPNPVDVAIGCYEWGKYLGAEALEKGVDVCCSSWMRIAPNTMPAMAKATANYANSQLIKMEAITNGYHEGIALDHNGRISEGSGENLFLVWKGRLYTPPLSASTLPGITRLSVIQLSRELGFQMEEKTIPREMIYAADEMFFTGTAAEITPIRSVDRIPVGNGSRGPMTEAIQKSFFDIVEGRVEDRYGWLTPVYAGVAAGRP